One Halobacterium sp. DL1 DNA window includes the following coding sequences:
- a CDS encoding branched-chain amino acid ABC transporter ATP-binding protein produces MSQQASREARLPDNEAGLLAVRNLDAGYGDLQVLSNVDLDVRDGEYVTIVGPNGAGKSTVMKSVFGLTTYMGGSVTFDDTEIQNREPESIIHEGIGYVPQNENVFAGLSVEENLEMGAYILDEVPESRLQAVYDRFPILEERTDQKAGSLSGGQQQMLAMGRALMLEPDLLMLDEPSAGLAPDLVEEMFDRIDRINDDGTSILMVEQNAKEALRRCDRGYVLVQGENSYMDAGDALLEDDEVRQEFLGG; encoded by the coding sequence ATGAGCCAGCAGGCCTCCCGCGAGGCGCGGCTCCCGGACAACGAGGCCGGCCTCCTCGCGGTGCGGAACCTCGACGCGGGTTACGGCGACCTGCAGGTGCTGTCGAACGTCGACCTCGACGTCCGCGACGGCGAGTACGTCACCATCGTCGGGCCGAACGGCGCCGGGAAGTCCACCGTCATGAAGTCCGTCTTCGGGCTGACGACGTACATGGGCGGCTCCGTCACCTTCGACGACACGGAGATTCAGAACCGCGAACCGGAGAGCATCATCCACGAGGGCATCGGCTACGTCCCCCAGAACGAGAACGTCTTCGCCGGGCTCTCCGTCGAGGAGAACCTCGAGATGGGCGCGTACATCCTCGACGAGGTGCCCGAGAGCCGCCTCCAGGCGGTGTACGACCGGTTCCCCATCCTCGAAGAGCGCACCGACCAGAAGGCGGGGTCGCTCTCCGGCGGCCAGCAGCAGATGCTCGCGATGGGGCGCGCGCTGATGCTGGAACCGGACCTCCTGATGCTCGACGAGCCCTCGGCGGGGCTCGCGCCCGACCTGGTCGAGGAGATGTTCGACCGCATCGACCGGATCAACGACGACGGCACCTCCATCCTGATGGTCGAGCAGAACGCCAAGGAAGCACTCCGGCGCTGTGACCGCGGCTACGTGCTCGTCCAGGGGGAGAACAGCTACATGGACGCCGGCGACGCGCTCCTCGAGGACGACGAGGTCCGACAGGAGTTCCTCGGCGGCTGA
- a CDS encoding branched-chain amino acid ABC transporter ATPase: MSDTNDEDVDVDLPEDAPDPEEVEPEAADSAIEEGAKEIPRGLPLRVEGLQKSFGGITAVDGATFSVEEGSLTGLIGPNGAGKSTTFNCITGVHRPDSGDVYFRGDEITGVRPHAIAQSGLVRTFQIARELDEMTVLENMMLAPGLQRGESITRSVLPGLRSDVVDQEMALREDAWETLEFFEIDHLADEYAGNLSGGQRKLLELARALMTDPDVMLLDEPFAGVNPTLEDKLLDRIHELREEGLTFLLVEHDMDLIMEHCEHIIVMHQGRVLDEGSPERIRNNEEVIEAYLGGEV; the protein is encoded by the coding sequence GTGAGTGACACAAACGACGAGGACGTCGACGTCGACCTGCCAGAGGACGCACCGGACCCCGAGGAAGTCGAACCCGAGGCCGCCGACTCCGCCATCGAGGAGGGGGCCAAGGAGATTCCGCGGGGCCTCCCGCTCCGCGTCGAGGGACTGCAGAAGTCCTTCGGCGGGATCACCGCCGTCGACGGCGCGACGTTCTCCGTCGAGGAGGGCTCGCTCACCGGACTCATCGGGCCGAACGGCGCCGGGAAGTCGACGACGTTCAACTGCATCACGGGCGTCCACCGGCCCGACAGCGGGGACGTCTACTTCCGGGGCGACGAGATAACGGGCGTGCGCCCGCACGCCATCGCCCAGAGCGGCCTCGTCCGCACGTTCCAGATCGCCCGCGAACTGGACGAGATGACCGTCCTCGAGAACATGATGCTCGCACCGGGCCTCCAGCGCGGCGAGTCCATCACGCGGTCGGTGCTCCCGGGGCTCCGCAGCGACGTCGTCGACCAGGAGATGGCGCTCCGCGAGGACGCCTGGGAGACCCTGGAGTTCTTCGAAATCGACCACCTCGCCGACGAGTACGCGGGCAACCTCTCGGGCGGCCAGCGCAAACTGCTCGAACTCGCGCGGGCGCTGATGACCGACCCCGACGTGATGTTGCTCGACGAGCCGTTCGCGGGCGTCAACCCGACACTCGAGGATAAGCTACTCGACCGCATCCACGAGCTGCGCGAGGAGGGACTGACCTTCCTGCTCGTGGAACACGACATGGACCTCATCATGGAGCACTGCGAACACATCATCGTCATGCACCAGGGCCGCGTCCTCGACGAGGGGTCGCCGGAACGCATCCGCAACAACGAGGAGGTCATCGAGGCCTACCTCGGGGGTGAGGTATGA
- a CDS encoding ABC transporter permease encodes MSGTSDDLLEPLRKLLAFDAAKVALMFLGIWVLFYALGDLRGFDLAGSISLIRRVTFLAAVYAIAVLALNIQWGYAGLFNIGVAGFMAVGAYTVAMLSSPASGTPSGLGLPLPVGIIGGILAATIIGLVTALPALRLKADYLAIVTVAISEIIRITYNAPAFSDITGGASGFDNLPTNPVRTLLLTEPGSVISEPTAVGQVLFSFAEGYNIGRLTVLNGVYTFGTLLVLLLVYLLLERAGKAPFGRVLKAIREDEVAARSLGKDTQNFKVRAFALGCGLMGLAGILWYAMGPRASVVPTNFRPELTFYIFIALIIGGAGSNTGSILGGALFASILFEAPPVVRNLVREWFNVSANPANMIEALVPLASGNFDPLAGFLLANIDTLRFIGIGVLLVILVQRRPEGLLGARKETAAAVDLTEDTRPGGRRSSDVAADGGGETSE; translated from the coding sequence ATGAGTGGAACCAGCGACGACCTGCTCGAACCGCTCCGGAAACTGCTCGCCTTCGACGCCGCGAAGGTCGCGTTGATGTTCCTCGGCATCTGGGTGCTGTTCTACGCCCTCGGCGACCTCCGGGGCTTCGACCTCGCCGGCTCCATCTCGCTGATCCGGCGCGTGACGTTCCTCGCCGCGGTGTACGCCATCGCGGTGCTCGCGCTGAACATCCAGTGGGGGTACGCGGGCCTGTTCAACATCGGCGTCGCGGGCTTCATGGCGGTGGGCGCGTACACCGTCGCGATGCTGTCCAGTCCCGCCTCCGGGACGCCCAGCGGCCTCGGCCTCCCGCTGCCCGTCGGCATCATCGGCGGCATCCTCGCGGCGACCATCATCGGGCTCGTCACCGCGCTGCCCGCGCTCCGCCTGAAGGCCGACTATCTCGCCATCGTCACCGTCGCCATCTCCGAGATCATCCGCATCACGTACAACGCCCCGGCGTTCTCGGACATCACCGGCGGGGCGAGCGGATTCGACAACCTCCCGACGAACCCCGTCCGCACGCTGCTGCTGACGGAACCCGGGAGCGTCATCTCCGAACCGACGGCGGTCGGCCAGGTGCTGTTCTCTTTCGCCGAGGGGTACAACATCGGTCGACTTACCGTCCTGAACGGCGTCTACACGTTCGGGACGCTGCTCGTGTTGCTACTCGTCTACCTGCTGCTCGAACGGGCCGGTAAGGCCCCGTTCGGCCGCGTGCTCAAGGCCATCCGCGAGGACGAGGTGGCCGCGCGCTCGCTCGGAAAGGACACCCAGAACTTCAAGGTCCGGGCGTTCGCGCTCGGCTGTGGCCTGATGGGTCTGGCCGGCATCCTCTGGTACGCGATGGGACCGCGGGCCTCCGTCGTGCCGACGAACTTCCGGCCGGAGCTGACGTTCTACATCTTCATCGCGCTCATCATCGGCGGCGCGGGCTCGAACACGGGGAGCATCCTCGGCGGCGCGCTGTTCGCCAGTATCCTCTTCGAGGCACCGCCCGTCGTCCGCAACCTCGTGCGTGAGTGGTTCAACGTCTCCGCGAACCCCGCGAACATGATCGAGGCGCTCGTCCCGCTGGCGAGCGGGAACTTCGACCCGCTCGCGGGCTTCCTGCTCGCGAACATCGACACGCTGCGGTTCATCGGCATCGGCGTGTTGCTCGTGATACTGGTCCAGCGCCGGCCCGAGGGGCTGCTCGGGGCGCGCAAGGAGACCGCTGCCGCCGTGGACCTGACCGAGGACACCCGGCCGGGTGGCCGGCGAAGCAGTGACGTCGCCGCCGACGGTGGAGGTGAGACCAGTGAGTGA
- a CDS encoding branched-chain amino acid ABC transporter permease, with amino-acid sequence MWNGVVIGLVIGLASIGLSLTYSILNFANFAHGDYLTAGAFSGWAVAYIIAGIGGAYKIGETAVYLLTGLGRDSLQNADLVQLVLLRTPPLDAGANIWLSPAAVVIGLVFAVALTILISLALDRVVYRPIRNADGISLLIASIGVAFGLRYLIALVFGNRRRIVTSPEGLPSVNVAQVLADILPDAILSTPRAPIIVDLHEVTLVAVAVVLMLGLHVLLQQTKLGKAMRAMADNRALAQVTGIPTEHVIRTTWIIGAGLTGAAGFLLVLSQGGLGFTTGWRLLLLIFAAVIMGGIGSIYGAIAGGLIIGLASRVSLIWLQGDLSAFAQPTAFALMILILLFRPSGIFGGVKTA; translated from the coding sequence ATCTGGAACGGCGTCGTCATCGGCCTCGTCATCGGCCTCGCGAGCATCGGCCTCTCGCTCACGTACAGCATCCTCAACTTCGCGAACTTCGCGCACGGCGATTACCTCACTGCAGGTGCCTTCTCCGGGTGGGCCGTCGCCTACATCATCGCCGGCATCGGCGGCGCGTACAAGATCGGCGAGACGGCCGTCTACCTGCTCACCGGCCTAGGCCGTGACAGCCTCCAGAACGCCGACCTCGTCCAGCTCGTCCTGTTGCGCACGCCGCCGCTGGACGCCGGGGCGAACATCTGGCTCTCCCCGGCTGCTGTCGTGATCGGGCTCGTGTTCGCAGTCGCGCTCACGATCCTCATCTCGCTCGCGCTCGACCGCGTCGTCTACCGGCCGATCCGGAACGCCGACGGCATCTCGCTGCTCATCGCCTCCATCGGTGTGGCGTTCGGGCTGCGGTACCTCATCGCGCTCGTGTTCGGCAACCGCCGCCGCATCGTCACGTCCCCCGAGGGGCTGCCGTCCGTCAACGTCGCGCAGGTGCTCGCGGACATCCTGCCGGACGCCATCCTCTCCACGCCGCGCGCGCCGATCATCGTCGACCTCCACGAGGTCACCCTCGTCGCGGTCGCCGTCGTACTCATGCTCGGTCTGCACGTGCTCCTCCAACAGACGAAACTTGGGAAGGCGATGCGCGCGATGGCCGACAACCGCGCGCTCGCCCAGGTGACCGGCATCCCGACCGAACACGTCATCCGCACGACGTGGATCATCGGTGCGGGTCTCACCGGCGCCGCCGGCTTCCTGCTCGTGCTCTCGCAGGGTGGGCTCGGATTCACCACCGGCTGGCGGCTCCTCCTGCTCATCTTCGCCGCGGTCATCATGGGCGGCATCGGCTCCATCTACGGCGCCATCGCCGGCGGCCTCATCATCGGCCTCGCGAGCCGTGTTTCGCTCATCTGGCTGCAGGGTGACCTCTCCGCGTTCGCCCAGCCGACTGCGTTCGCGCTGATGATTCTCATCCTGCTGTTCCGTCCGTCCGGCATCTTCGGGGGGGTGAAGACCGCATGA